In one Brassica oleracea var. oleracea cultivar TO1000 chromosome C9, BOL, whole genome shotgun sequence genomic region, the following are encoded:
- the LOC106315824 gene encoding 60S ribosomal protein L35-4-like, translating to MARIKVHELRERSKTDLQSQLQEFKAELALLRVAKVTGGAPNKLSKIKVVRKSIAQVLTVISQKQKLALREAYKNKKFLPLDLRPKKTRAIRRRLTKHQSSLKTEREKKKEMYFPLRKYAIKI from the exons ATGG CAAGGATTAAGGTTCATGAGCTTAGAGAGAGATCAAAGACGGATCTTCAGAGCCAGCTTCAGGAGTTCAAGGCTGAGCTCGCTCTCCTCCGTGTCGCTAAAGTCACCGGAGGTGCCCCTAACAAGCTTTCCAAAAT CAAGGTCGTGAGGAAATCAATTGCTCAGGTATTGACAGTGATCTCCCAGAAGCAGAAATTAGCACTAAGAGAAGCATACAAGAACAAGAAGTTTTTACCTCTTGATCTTCGTCCCAAGAAGACTCGTGCTATCCGCAGACGTCTTACCAAGCATCAG TCTTCTTTGAAGACAGAGCGTGAGAAGAAGAAGGAGATGTATTTCCCTCTGAGGAAGTATGCTATCAAAATCTAG